The Nicotiana sylvestris chromosome 6, ASM39365v2, whole genome shotgun sequence genomic sequence agacagcgtttagtctcggaaggcagaatggtatccttatgcagtgcagaaatgcagatggagacagcgtttagtctcggaaggcaaaatggtagtcttatgcaatgcagaaatgcagatggagacagtgtttagtctcggaaggtagaatggtagccttatgcagtgcaaaaatgcagatggagacagcgtttagtatcggaaggcagaatggtagccttatgcaatgcaaaaatacATATGGAGACAGCGtatagtctcggaaggcagaatggtagcctgcAATGCAGAAATagagatggagacaacgtttagtctcagaaggcaaaaTGATATCCTTATGCAATAAATAAAATGGCAAGTGGtcatagagctttcttagctgatagcaggttACAATGttgtgactgctggggacattgtgacacAAAGAATGTCACTAGTGTGTATGGATAGCAAATGTGgataagtgcaacggttctgagagttgtattcccgaACAATGTTCATCtggtgagtgtatagtatgtttgatgattttgcaatccaaatgtctgcatccaaagaaaaatcatgagttttgtaaagggggtggttagttcgtatccccgctggctctgcttgacctgctcggcttttaTATGGTGATACTGTTTGTATTATTGGGGTatcgttgctaaacaaggcaatttcagtaataaacatgcatgatttagtaaaaaatgtgacataagtatataattaagaataaccttttagatgaaccgacgactgtgacgcgGTTCAGGACATTGCAGCCTCTCTTGATACGGAATTTTGaaggtccttctcaaaattctgccccagtttaatgggttgatgttttTGATCGTTGCTTGCGATGATTgtctgaaattacttcggaattttgagggtcctcctcaaaattctgtcccagtttccaattgcgggagaaatgaaaattttattgaattgtgatcgaacccatagggctgcctacgtatcccctcttaaatgggaatcaagtcaggcatagttcaaattatgTCATATAAGGGAAGCATAAGGATTACACAGAGtagcgcttgactgcatctgagttgattggttttggccagacttctccgtccatttctgcaagtgtgagggctcctcctgtcaaaacccagtgaaccatgtatggaccctgctagttgggagagaatttccctttgccTTCATCCTGATGTAGAAAagtttcttcaacaccagctgtcctggtgtgaattgtctcggcttgactcttttgttgaatgctctggacattctgttctgatagagttgaccatggcaaactgcattcattctctttccgtctttaagggctagttgctcaaaACGACTTTTCACCCGCTCTGcgtcatcgagctcagcttcctctatgatccttagggaaggaatttctacctcagtgggaatgactgcctctgtaccattctagcatatagggggttgccccagttgatgtacgaactgtggtgcgatacctcaatagagcaaatgataacttctcatgccactgtttatgcttctctatcaatttcctcaatatcttcttgatattcttgttggcagcttctacaactccattcatttgagccctataggctgtggaattcttgtgtttgatcttgaaggtttcacacatagctttcatcaggtcgctattggggttggagccattatcagtaatgattgactctagaatttCGAATCGACAAagaatgcggtcgcggacaaagtctgccacgactttcttagtcactgctttgcaagatgctacttcaacccatttggtgaaatagtcgattgctactaagaTAAACCTGTATCCGTTGGATGCAGCAGGCTCAATTGGTCCAcggacatccattccccaggcggcgaacggccacagtgagcttgttgcattaagctcatttggaggcacctttatcatgtatgcatgtatctgacagcggtggcatttcctggatagctttgacttttgatagatctagttctattcctcggcgactcacaataaacccaagcaattttccagcaggaaccccaaatgcgcacttcgcgggattcagcttcaggttgtaccttcgcaatctattaaagaacttcctcaaatattccatgtgatcagtggccttcttggacttgatgataacatcatctacatatacctctatctccttgtgtatcatgtcatggaaaatggtagtcatggccctcatgtaggtggcctgTGCATTCTTCAGGCAAAACGGCattatcttgtaacagtacattccccacggcataatgaaaaccattttctcagcatcttcttcatccatccagatctgatgataacccacgaaacaatctacaaatgactgtagctcgtgcttggcgcaattgtcaatcaggatgtgtatgttcggtaaaggaaagtcatctttcggactggcccggttgagatcccggtaatcgacacagactctgacatTCCCAtacttctttggcactggcacgatgttggctagccatgtcgggtattctactaccctgagaaccttagctttgacttgcttagtgacttcttccttaattttcaaactcataccaggcttgaactttctgcaCTTTTGCATCACCGGAgaacatgtcggatcggttggcagtttgtgagccacaacagacgtactcagaccagtcatgtcatcatacgaccaagcgaatatgtcctcatattcctttagaaattctgtgtattccttcttttctgacggtgataagtggacgctgattcatatttccttgacgttttctgcatctcccaagttaaaaattttggtctcgtccaggttggacttaggtctgttctcaacttctttgataaTCTCCTATggatgtcatcttcctctgaatcaatgtccgtttgttgcattgtctcattgcacgtcacagtcattggttcatcaagataagtaatagtaatgctgtataagtaaagtaatgagagaaagaaaaaataataataagtgCTGATACATAAGAAAAAGTCAAAAatctttgataaattgcataatcatTTTGAACATTGCAGATCTTATTGCGAGAATTAAAATGTGAAaggaaaatcatatagtaaataaaaacagtgcatgatgcttgttttagccttgctaccccgaggctcgtcggggtctggttgtcctgatggtccagttattgaggcatgccccTATGCTTACAGCCTGTATTGAAGGACCTTCCtctccctcctcctcgagaacaacacaacaatccatatcattgtcttctagAAATAAGTTCTTCACCGccgcaagtgcttcttcttcttctgacccataaataatatcggtcggttggaaggtctgctccagatgtggtattggctgctccagtggatagtaaggaccgtgtcatggtggtgaccagttgttgaattcttcccaggtgtactcatatcccagaccgaaagtagtgctATGTTTCGTgagctttatgggcttagtgattccttggaggttcttgtcaAGCCCCTTTCCATGTTCGTACCCATTCAAATTCAGTATACTcttgatcttgttatcccaccatttgtctttgtcaacagcatttacccgttcaatgtgatggtaagtctctccacctagcttccttcttccttcgattgctGGAATgatctggcgactgtatatagggttgctaccgtcaccgtgaatgatcacttcctggtgattccattcgaactttacggACTAAtatagtgttgatgctacggccccatcAACATGAATCCAtagtcgtcccaacagcagattataggatactggcacatctatcacctggaaatcaacatcgaaccaggttggccccatttgcaagcatagactaatctccccaatggtggacttttgggaaccgtcgaaggttttcacgttgatggctccgtcctttatctcatgcagccatTTACCTAGCTTCTTAAGCGTTACTAGtagacaaatgttgagactagaacccccgtcgatcaggattctagtgatgaaatAATTTTCGCATTGCACGATGATGTGTAGcactttgttgtgccccaacccctCAGGTGGTacctcatcctcatgaaaagtgatcttatggctctccaacacctgtcctaccatgttatcTATTTCTCTGcaagtgatgttgcttggtacttATGCTTCACTTAGCACCCTTAATAGAGCAATCTTGTGTGCCTCGGAATTTTGTAGCAAAacaagaatggagatttgcgccGGTATTTTGTTCAACTAGccaatgaccgagtattccttggcctgtatctttctccaaagatcgtttggacctgtctcaatgatgggtgaccgattggaggcctacttgcttgactcagctagatgttccaGGGTATAGACTCTCCCAGTTCATGTCATACTCTATGCTGCAACAGTTtcttcgaacctaaccttgcctttccttcttgcctcggttgtatagtcccagggtacaacctttgtatggaatggtgccATGGTCAACATCACCACTAGGATCGGCATGGCTACCTTTACTCAGAACGGAGTATGTTCCTTGGGAGGTAGaactgcaacttcaaacggtgtgggCGCATTTACCGGAGAtatgaattcaacctcaattggcactggtgtctttgcagatgccgtttcttcaaactcaagtggcacagacatatttacctcagcgtccccaaatggttgaatctggactacgattggattaagagtaactattggcttctttggttcatcaccttctgcgatcaacctgattgatccctcgggatcccaatcgtcctctatttcaatcatatggatacctccacccttatggtctggtagagggttgttgcagacatttggggtgggttcctttgccacaatgaccttgttatcaattaaagactggatcttgtctttcaaagaacgacattcatcgattgtgtgccctttcatgccggaatggtatgcacatgattttATGGGTTAATCCACTGAGAAGGGTTTTTAGGAGATGCAGcaaggatgggggtgacataaccagcaaccttgagtctttcatacaactggtcaatgggttcagcgatggttgTGTATTGTTTTGGAGGTATGCGGTCAAAATTTGATCGGGGTCTAGAGAAGTTTTGGCACGTAGGAAGTGATTGATAGTGGGAGGGCTGAgcattgtaggtttggtagacGTGAGCGGgctgggagtatctgggtgaagtaggttgatatgtgggaggtggaggtgatttataagtttggtatttgatgggaaatttagttctctgtgcaaccattacggctcctacgttccttttcttggacacaccactggACTGttaagccttatttgtagcttgcaaggactcgaagtttgtaaccataccgattttgataccctcttcaattctttcacccagtttgataatgttaGAAAATTTGTGGTTTTCAATCATCATTAGTCATTCATAGTATTGTGGGTCCTaggcccggacaaagaattttttcatctgttcctcctctaaggcaggtctgaccttagcatctTCAGACCTCCaatgagtggcatactcgcgaaatgtttctATAGGCTTCTTCTCTAGATTCTGAATATTGAACACATCCagcgcattctctgtgttaaacctgaacctgtccataaagtcggatgccatgcttacccagcttgaccatttctttggatcttggatgatgtaccaggaaaaagcatctcctttcaaactcctcataaaaagcttcatgcggattctctcgtctttccctactccaaccagcttgtcacagtatgttctcaaatggacccttggatcccctataccatcaaacattttgaatttcggaggtttgtacccctcgggcagtttgacatcgggctgtatgtaaagatcttcatagttcagccctcaattcccttgcttccttcaacgccttgaatccggctagtcaatttcttaagttcctcaaccaggttcctgatgatcaaatccttatcatcagactcgggtgtgcttgagataggttgggtggagtgtggcatggtctccacgtagatgggggtgctATGGTCAGTGTAGAAGTGgacatttgtggagttttggggttctgggatgagtagtggagtgttgtttgggagatggcaggtgttgcagtgatgGTGAGGAGTGGGATGGTTCTGTGGCTTTGGGATAATCTgcggaggtgtggggttctgagcgtttgggaaattgatatctggagtggtaagggaaaatgacagattttccaagctccgaacctgatcaagctcttcttggaatttcagcagtttttgttcaagttgggatgcattttccttaggaacctgagtaccatgaccatgagtggcCTATACCCATTTAGTTGAATTCTCCTTTCTGACGtagttcaaatcttccatcttccctttgttcttgtttttgacaagactaagaggaggagtgggtagagggcccctagatctcgtggaataggatgatgttgccagagtgtacgaactaacctttggggaggggaataataaaacaaaaaggtaaccaagttagtgaggattataggaagtattgcaatatttaaacacatagtgcgggaatgtaaatcgtgtcctaatttggggacctcgttgtgcccgaggtaggcctagcgacaaattgatttggagaacttagctaaatgactcattttattgataaagatagacTAATCCCAAATTGACAGGAAATAAGAAGTCActaatggcccttggccttattacattttataaagcgaaaagataaactcctatctatttggtcccagaaggaccttcctcaagttgaatgctctcgttgatcaaatcctccagctcacgtaggttcaccagtaaaaatgcctttgtcaggtgttctccttcgttccgttcagcattttggcagtcggtgactctcttccccacttttctttccaattccagcaggctgtattccagatattccagtttttCGCTGGATTTGgaggccctctctttccattcattgatttggtcatttgacggAAGATTTATCCGCTAGTCTagtaagagtgagggtgtgctaaccataccaaagctggggacctcgttcttcatatttcttcaagacaaataaggttaggcccttacccccaccagactcgactatttaataccaataattagcatgaagcatttagttcttcaaataaatgcacagaatgtgatgatgtccgtttgggtttaaggaaacccagtggactttggacaaggctatcttaaaggatcattatgtggataacataactgacccgggtaggtttgaccaagatgcatgcacaatttgaacagagtaaggtttctatggggttttagactggtacccttgagcagacaactcaagagggaagtCACAGAACTGTCTattgcaccactgatcgactaattttaccgcaaatatgtctttccgaatttagggggtgataatataggaaaagcgcaaccactcattataagagttgctatggtatttgtttggcacgagtggagtatgatgttgagcatgactatgcaataattaaaagcatgttggcacatatttgcacgttaagaaagcaataaatacagcagttttataatttaaagcagtaataaaggaaagaaacgaaaaagataagtcagttttgctttgaaaagaaattaaactattaaaggaatttaaacaagtaattgcacataagggagggtacaaattcacaagaaaaatctgaagtggtaaaagcctaaatatccccagcagagtcaccatgctgtcgtgcccccttttttcccttccaTCGGGAATCGGGCTCATGACatttgggtatgggacaactcattccttttgggaacggggtttgcatttttaaagagtcgccacctaacgatttttaaggtgcgttagggcacctatagggttcatctacaactacgtttgataactagagatagggtaagggcttgaaattatcctaaggggaaggtgttaggcactcctcaggatccactagtgtggtacCCGGCAAGACAGTTTTtctgaatttgtacaattagcaaatagacaagtagggatcaaatagtaggggatttaggttcacatacacaagtgtttgaaaacaattagtgaaaaagaggaatttgaaaagaattacaatctaagcaagCTTATAAATGtaaaaggggtgtcctaggtttgtttgtaatatggatcacatcaatgcaatacccggtatgacactcctcaaaagaggggatacacgtggtattagtgcaccggaCATCATATGCATATCTACCCtccccaccccgttaaggtattaaaacgcgAATTGGTTtcgaccactattgcatgctattacccgtctcattcttatcagtctcggaggaacttaggactactattcctaaaggggtgggatattaggctgactttaggtttcaaaatggtgaaaaatctaaggcgacatacaaaaacacatagtactgcacattaggggaagcatgtaaacaaataaaaggctcatgtatacctcctcaagcaaaacatataaatagcatgacttaaacatacatttagggtctaaattaaaaaataataaaggcGAGGGGAGTTTTAATTATTGAAGCATactagtttattacataactcagataagaagtctgaatcaggcctgcctgctggttataGCAATTACcgattaacaaaggcggattcagttttaTTGTTGTTaacacctaaggcttgcctaagtgtttgggtgaTATCCTATAAACATGACATCTATTACTCATTCAGAATGTGGAAAAGCAGTAACCATTTTAAAACAAACGATTTGAGATCctacaggcatgctttctaaaccataTTAACAGAAGGTGAGAGAGTTGTTTAAAAACTAGTTTAGGACAATATGAATTAggctgattttaaactagactggtttcagatcatgtaggcatgatatctattattgttGATTTaattcctataaacatgatatctagttgaacgtgTAATGAAGCAGGCAGAATTTACTCGcaattccctataggcatgatttctataaaaggGTATTGATTTAAACTACTGGATATGATGCTAGATGATAACCAGTtagatcctaagaacatggtgtctaagtgtggtaatgCAGAATATAGGACAAGTCCTCTAGACAGGTtttctaaatgcagagttaagcatgcagaatttaaacgagtcctatagacaggttctctaaatgcagagttaaacatgcaaactttaggtcctataggcatattctctaaatgcagagttaaacatgcagactctaggtcctataggcatattttctagatgtagaacatgcagaattttagtgaaaacagatcttataggcatgatatctaaattgcaGAGTTAAATATACATAATTTTaggtcttataggcatgatatctacccttaagcatgcacaattacccagcccttttcactagccaaaccccaacgtttattacaaattattacaaattgAATAacgaattacatcagaaaagtgtaaaaagaaaaaaaaaagttacaaccagaggaagcctaattcatgacttcctctctaagttatggaataaaccacctcaaaagccatttgtttcaaagcctttctcagacctgggtatgtcaaagtttcctaagggtctcaagggaccccggtcagtgcttaaacccaagtttgcataaccagacaagaatgagtgcagtgtggaagggccagtccTTATGTGTcccagttcagagggagctcatgggtcccaaggcaaggctcacacaagaaggGTAGAACCcaagtctaagagtatagtggaagtgcaggagcagagagttgtttaaaactgggttgagaatagtaaggggGTAAGGGTAATTTGAAAATAGTAGTGTTAACACTATAGAATCAGCATTTTgatacaaaggggtcaggggtttgggaGTTCATTAGTGggagcatatgaccctaggagggggtcaggttttggacatgcacaacaatagatgataccagcatgcccataaaccagccagagaatacaacacatagaggggatatgaagTATATGACCCTAGAGAGGGGCAGGTTTGGGTTATGCACAGCAATGTctaatgctgacatgccctcaaaccaatcaaagaatacaaacacataggggatatgggggtttgggattcataagtcataataagtgaCTGACAGAATTCATACATAAGGAAAAACATTAATTCAGAAGGGAAAGGGGCAGATTACAGCATGTTTAATCATGGAACTTGATTAAACACAAGCAGGAAACAGGCAAGAGTGCaagaaatagtaaagaaacatgttgttattGATGCTGAAGATTAATtaaaacataccagtaaagaagcaaatgcagaaagaaagtaagcaaatttccccacagcctagccttggctttcagctggctaggtaaggcagcaacacaagtagtaacagagaaaagagagttttgagtgaagtgtgtgttttgAACTCAAGTGTTCGTGTCTTTAAAAGAAGAGGGGTGCAgcgtatttatagttttgaaaacatgtgagaaataagaaaataattaaagttTCAATACAAATATGGAAACAATAACAGTCAGAATCAGCtaaccaagtgattcccctttaatcAAGAGAT encodes the following:
- the LOC138871089 gene encoding uncharacterized protein, encoding MDCCVVLEEEGEEGPSIQAIWMDEEDAEKMVFIMPWGMYCYKIMPFCLKNAQATYMRAMTTIFHDMIHKEIEVPPNELNATSSLWPFAAWGMDVRGPIEPAASNGYRFILVAIDYFTKWVEVASCKAVTKKVVADFVRDRILCRFEILESIITDNGSNPNSDLMKAMIIEEAELDDAERVKSRFEQLALKDGKRMNAVCHGQLYQNRMSRAFNKRVKPRQFTPGQLVLKKLFYIRMKAKGNSLPTSRVHTWFTGF